The Primulina eburnea isolate SZY01 chromosome 12, ASM2296580v1, whole genome shotgun sequence genome includes the window cgtttaccggctccaggagagtcatcaggtggcgaggttgggtacagttgcgacacatgtaggagccagtgcattgtagtcggggattcaccgctcacctgcagGTGTGGATATTCTATGTGATTTGATGTAATAATAGtacatggaatctctggccagagtatgagatgtacgttggagaaggagttctccaatagtacacgtgATGTCACTATTAAAGTTATCACATTGTTATCGAAtaaatatgcaaccctcgatgaaccaatggtcgcagattcgatcgggatatatgagctgaagggaccgtactgtacgctaatcataatcgactggttcttgcaggcactatcagtgatacctaggggatcatggggcgatgctactagacgctcttaccatgatccgatgggtgcaatcagaaatgagttctgatattcttgatcaaggtgttgatgaaaagaatgaggctaactagggtaagcccgaataaaggattatgtcctgaatcacaaagagttgtgaacccacggctagctgtatccctgaaccattgagggtcacacaagcactggatcgtttgttcccgttgagaaaataaattcaaggagttgaatttatattatgatatagtaaattcaaggagttgaatttatgataattaaattttgagaaataaattcaaggagttgaatttataagatagttgaatttatgaaatttggagagaataaattcaaggagttgaatttataaaatttgaagatttaatttattaaactcaaaagttgagtttattaaatattaaattttggaggtggtaaattcaaggagttgaatttgtaatattaaattcaaatgttgaatttataatatatttaatttattaaactcaaaagttgagtttattaaataataaattaaatatagtggaaAATATGTttgatgggcttgtaggagtataagtccaacatattaaataattaaaattattaatggactttgataaattaattaaactagttggactagcctaattaattaatcaagctcattaatattaattatgaaATTTAGGTTAAATGACTTgttaataagaaaataaaaagttAACCTAGCCTCCACTACAATTAAAAATGTGATTTACGTAAATCACATAGAATTCCTCAAAATTTTTGGCcatttttttcaagaaaaagagGTTTCAGCCGTCTCTCGTTTTCATCTCCAACGTTGAATCttcttccaaatattctagtgTTATTTGGAtgaggaacaaatcttctagtcgtggacctaattagaagaatcgaagaaagttcgtagggattcaacaagagctaatccgtttataccggattagttggagccacgtgattaattcacaaaggtataaaatttcaacaccctatgaatgtttttgttaaaatcatacgaatgCCCAAAgcaaaatcatattttgattgtcaaaataaataaaaattttaaacttccgctgcgtttgggcgtgtagaaaaccgggatccaacaAAGTTGTCGAGTATGATTGGCAACAGGGGTGGCACGGAGAAGGCGGAAACAAAACAGGCGAAGAAAGACACCCAAGAAAGATGGAACGCTCTCATGTGAGGCGCTGCCACTGAAAATAGCCTGAATTCTGTGGATTTGTGCTCAGAATCCACTGGAAGTGCAAATTTCTTCGGGTTGGATTCATATTCACCGTTAGAGATCTCCATGTTTGATACCAAACAAGAAATCTCTATCCGGGAAGTTTAACTTTTTCCAGGTTCGCACTGCTGAACGGGATGCTTATAATCTTGGAGAAGTGACCTTTAATCCGCTACAAAGGGAATTCAAAATACGATGATCAACAAGTGTTAGGTTGATAATATATttgctttgaaaacattaataaataaaaacgaTACTTTTATTGCAAATATGTATATTTAGCACAATTTGATGCTTGCTATTAAGTTTAGCATAATAACCACTTGCAACAATTTATTCATCAACATTCCTATTCTCTAGAGcgaaattatttttatgcaaattatttttctttaaatcaaatttaagagaaaattatatttttggttatgttattttcaattttttttcacaTTTGGTCTTGTTAATATGAATTTGCATTTTTAGtattacatgttttttttttcattttttgtcaTATTAACGATGAACTTGCATTTTtagtaatgtttttttttttttccatttttggTTATATTAATGGTGAATTTACATTTTAGTACTTTTGTAACTTTGCAAGTTTTCTTTTCttcattttattcattttttttactGGAGTTCGTCATGTCTGCCGAAAATTGCTTATGTGGTGGATGTGTATGCTGacattaatttttaaaagaaaacatgcatatatattggattttttttaaatattatttggaAGAAAACACAACGCActccataaaaaaaaaagaaaaacatgTAATTTGCGTTTCTAAAAATGTAAATTTAcgattaacaaaaaaaaatgaaaaaaatatatgcaagtagTTAAATGACTAAAATGCAAGTTCACCATTAACATGATcaaaaatgcaaaaaaaaaaaaaagtaagttACATGAATAAAAATGCAAATTCATTGTTAAGTTAACATGATCAAAAGTGTGAAAAGTGCAAATtatatgaataaaaataaaaattatccaAAATTTACGATTcttatacaaaaataaaaacttgCTTAGAATCTTCCCAAAGATATCTCTAATTTCTCTATGACCAAGGGGAAGCCCTTCTTTTATCTGGTGTCACACCACAAAAAACTGCAAGAAACAAGAAAAACCGCTCATTCTTAAATTCCACCTCCATATATAAACCAAGAATTTGTCAAAAATTCattcttttctctttttttccctttatacaaaaacacaaagagAAGAAAAGAGAGACAGAGCAAGAGTGGAAAACAAAAACAATTCAAATGGCTCAGATCAAGCATCTCTTCCTAGCCGGGGCGGCTCTTCTCCTCCTCTGTGCCACTCAGACTCCCTCCGCTGAGGCTCGCAGACTCTTCGAAGTAAACGCATTCTGCCGCACATCCAGCCACCCTCAACTCTGCACAAAAATGGTGAACGGTGCGAAAAACTGGCATGATGCCTCCGCAAACGCCATGAAGGCAGCTCTCACCGTGGCTAAACGGCTCCAGTCCATGGCTCCTCAGTTGAATCCGGCCGTAGCCAACCTGCTGCCGGTTAGCCGAGAATCGATCATTTCCACCTGCGTCGAAGATTTCGACACCATTGTTTCGGATCTCGAAGAAAGCATAAAAGCTCTTGATGAGAATGACAAGGGCACCCTTTTATCACACTTGAGTGCGGCTTATAACAGTGACTGCGAGGACGCGCTAAACGAGTTCGGTGCCGACTTCCCGCTAAGCAAAATCGCAGGGTACTTGGCCAGAGAAGTTGATAATTGTTTGGCCGTTGTGCAGCAAATATGATCAAGTTTCAAGCAAAATATAtgcttttattatatatattcttAATTACGTGCGTCTGTCTGCATGGATGTTAGGGTTTATTCATATGTCAGAAGAGAATTGAATGCCATATTTTTTCTCTGTTTCATGTCTTTTTAGGGTTTGTTCTATTGAGTCATGTGATATTTGATCGTGTCATTTGTAATtgtttgtttcaatttatgaTCTTAATAAAATATCGATTACGTTGATTatcgatttttttattattattgtagaACCGCTTCATGATGCAATGGCTTAAGTTTCTCCGATTAATATTTGAGTAGAtatcttatgagacggtctcacgaatctttatctgtgatacagatcaatcttaccgatattcataataaaaaataatacttttagcataaaaaagtaatattttttcatgtatgacccaaataagagatctgtctcacaaaatacgattcatgataccgtctcacacaaatttttaccttaaTATTTTCACATCCAGCCACcaaaaaaagaaatttaatagCTGATCACTTGGTACGtgagatttttatgatatattcaaAATATCATAAATCTCACAAAATCAAGCTAACCAAGGACGGAGCCACCCCAAAGGCATGGGTGAGCTCCAGTCCAGGCTTGATTTTTGGccttatttaaaaatatggatgtagttttttttttaaaattttagcccatTTTAGCCCACATTTTAGCccacaaatttaaaaaataaaataacattgAATATATCAcaaattttagcccacaaaTTTTTAGCCCAGGATCGAAACTTTTTCTGGCTACTTCCCTGAGCTAACGTGCAagaattttactattttattaacATGTTTTTCACAAGAGGTTGgagattaaaaattatatatcggAAGCCAACAGATGATAGTGCTCGATTTAACACTCgggcacacacacacatacattaTCTATATAAAGTATGCTTTGGCAATTTATGACACAAGATTTCCGTCCTTTATATTTTTCTCTATGATTTCGGTCTATCATATTGTTAAATTCGAGTTTTAGCTTCTTATCTttcagtttttttaaaatattggtaattttttttcttgtaattttagtt containing:
- the LOC140806824 gene encoding uncharacterized protein, with protein sequence MAQIKHLFLAGAALLLLCATQTPSAEARRLFEVNAFCRTSSHPQLCTKMVNGAKNWHDASANAMKAALTVAKRLQSMAPQLNPAVANLLPVSRESIISTCVEDFDTIVSDLEESIKALDENDKGTLLSHLSAAYNSDCEDALNEFGADFPLSKIAGYLAREVDNCLAVVQQI